The following are encoded together in the Gilvimarinus sp. DA14 genome:
- a CDS encoding alpha/beta fold hydrolase — MQVRERQFDIDGLHFAAQQWGDPAGRPVLALHGWLDNSASFALLAPRLKGLNIIALDMAGHGQSCHRPGSAPYNIWEDVAEVLAIAEQLQWQKFSILGHSRGAIVAGLIAGAFGEKIDRLALIEGLFPEPLPPEKAPQQLAESIVKTRELAAKPLRLFPSIDAAVKARINGMFPLGPEAARLLTERGVRKVSGGFQWSTDQRLLAPSSFKFTREQIGAFVAAIKAPCNIILARDGMPKLFPGFDQAVRAYPHLQLQMLEGGHHLHMEEQVGQVADQVNAFFA, encoded by the coding sequence ATGCAGGTGCGAGAGCGTCAATTTGATATCGATGGTTTACATTTTGCCGCGCAACAGTGGGGCGATCCAGCTGGCAGGCCGGTGCTGGCGTTACACGGCTGGCTGGATAACAGCGCCAGTTTTGCGCTTCTTGCGCCGCGGCTGAAGGGACTGAATATCATCGCTCTCGACATGGCGGGTCACGGCCAGAGTTGTCATCGTCCGGGCAGTGCACCCTACAATATCTGGGAAGACGTTGCCGAGGTGTTGGCTATTGCGGAGCAATTGCAATGGCAAAAGTTTTCCATTCTGGGTCACTCGCGCGGCGCTATAGTGGCGGGCTTAATTGCCGGCGCCTTCGGTGAAAAAATCGACCGTTTGGCGCTCATTGAGGGTTTATTTCCCGAGCCTCTGCCACCTGAAAAAGCGCCGCAGCAATTGGCTGAATCTATTGTCAAAACCCGCGAGCTGGCGGCTAAGCCTTTGCGTTTATTTCCTAGCATTGACGCCGCCGTAAAAGCGCGAATTAACGGCATGTTCCCCCTTGGTCCCGAGGCCGCCAGGCTGCTTACCGAGAGGGGCGTGCGCAAGGTGAGCGGAGGCTTCCAGTGGAGCACTGACCAGCGCTTACTGGCGCCTTCATCGTTCAAATTTACCCGCGAACAAATTGGTGCCTTTGTCGCCGCCATTAAGGCGCCTTGTAATATTATTTTGGCGCGCGATGGCATGCCCAAGCTGTTTCCCGGGTTTGATCAGGCGGTCAGGGCTTATCCGCATTTGCAGTTGCAAATGCTCGAGGGCGGCCATCATTTACATATGGAAGAGCAGGTGGGTCAGGTTGCAGATCAGGTTAATGCGTTTTTTGCCTAG
- the sixA gene encoding phosphohistidine phosphatase SixA → MRLFILRHGQAEPYRRDDESRELVDAGRGEVKAVISRQAHLMGCPAVWGSPYIRAQQTAVIASEILGVPQGVSHTLAQLTPDASPAALIEELYQSGLETLLIVSHQPLVSHLLDTLCGPSEQHGMNTASLACVDCDVMAADMGRLEWLVHP, encoded by the coding sequence GTGCGACTTTTTATTCTACGCCACGGTCAGGCCGAGCCCTATCGCCGGGATGACGAATCTCGAGAGTTGGTGGATGCAGGACGTGGCGAAGTCAAGGCCGTCATCAGTCGCCAGGCCCATTTAATGGGGTGCCCAGCTGTCTGGGGCAGCCCTTATATTCGCGCTCAGCAAACAGCAGTGATCGCCAGTGAGATTCTCGGGGTGCCGCAGGGGGTGTCGCATACATTGGCGCAGCTGACTCCAGACGCTTCGCCTGCGGCGCTGATCGAGGAGCTGTATCAATCCGGGCTGGAGACGCTCCTTATTGTCAGTCACCAGCCTTTGGTAAGTCATCTGCTCGATACATTATGCGGCCCTTCTGAGCAGCACGGCATGAACACAGCCTCGCTTGCCTGTGTCGACTGCGATGTTATGGCCGCTGATATGGGGCGGCTCGAGTGGTTAGTGCACCCGTAA
- a CDS encoding DUF4389 domain-containing protein translates to MDNDQLKSNLLSADHWMRFVYMILFAVILYIAGIVMGIVVLIQFVFALITGSDNSNLRQLGDSLSQYIYAALRFLTYNSEEKPFPFADWPEPAPVAEAEVVVEPSPAPVGDTPAPHSEEPAEPPVSEESDPTDPKPAK, encoded by the coding sequence ATGGATAACGATCAACTGAAATCGAACTTATTGAGTGCAGACCACTGGATGCGCTTCGTGTATATGATCCTGTTTGCGGTGATTCTATACATAGCAGGCATTGTTATGGGCATAGTGGTGCTCATACAGTTTGTGTTTGCATTGATTACCGGTAGCGACAATAGCAACTTGCGCCAGCTGGGCGACTCTCTTTCGCAGTATATTTATGCGGCCTTGCGGTTTTTAACCTACAACAGCGAAGAAAAACCTTTCCCTTTCGCCGACTGGCCCGAGCCGGCACCGGTGGCCGAGGCAGAAGTTGTCGTTGAACCTTCACCGGCGCCTGTCGGTGATACCCCTGCACCTCACAGCGAAGAGCCAGCTGAGCCTCCGGTGTCGGAAGAGTCTGACCCGACCGACCCGAAACCTGCAAAATAA